A stretch of Enterobacter cloacae complex sp. ECNIH7 DNA encodes these proteins:
- a CDS encoding cytosine deaminase has translation MSTSPLWLVQNVRLPGRDGLWQLAIENGRFGDITPMDDTHAESYEVLNARGGLALPPFIEPHIHLDTTQTAGEPNWNQSGTLFEGIERWAERKAMLSHEDVKSRAWKTLKWQIANGIQFVRTHVDVSDPTLTALKAMLEVKQEVAPWVTLQIVAFPQEGILSYPNGAALLEEALKLGADVVGAIPHFEFTREYGVQSLHIAFELAKKYDRPLDIHCDEIDDEQSRFVETVAALAYEAGIGPRVTASHTTAMHSYNGAYTSRLFRLLKMSGINFVANPLVNIHLQGRFDDYPKRRGITRVKELQEAGINVCFGHDDVFDPWYPLGTGNMLQVLHMGLHVCQMMGYPQIDSGLNLITHNSARTFGLSDYGIKTGNPANLIILPAESGFEAVRCQVPVRWSIRQGRVIATTQLAQTWIQTDVGGEEVSFARNSPSAERKGA, from the coding sequence ATGTCTACATCACCGTTATGGCTTGTTCAGAATGTACGTTTACCGGGTCGGGATGGGCTGTGGCAACTTGCCATCGAGAACGGGCGATTTGGTGACATCACCCCGATGGACGACACCCACGCCGAAAGTTATGAAGTATTGAACGCGCGCGGTGGGCTTGCTCTCCCGCCGTTCATCGAGCCGCATATTCATCTTGATACCACCCAGACGGCAGGGGAGCCGAACTGGAACCAGTCCGGCACGCTGTTCGAAGGCATTGAACGCTGGGCGGAGCGCAAGGCGATGCTCAGCCATGAGGATGTGAAATCACGCGCCTGGAAAACGCTGAAGTGGCAAATTGCCAACGGCATCCAGTTTGTTCGTACCCATGTGGATGTCTCTGACCCGACGCTCACCGCCCTGAAGGCGATGCTGGAGGTGAAACAGGAGGTGGCGCCGTGGGTAACGCTGCAAATCGTCGCGTTTCCGCAGGAAGGTATTCTCTCTTACCCGAACGGCGCGGCGCTGCTGGAAGAGGCGTTAAAACTGGGGGCCGACGTGGTCGGGGCGATCCCGCACTTCGAATTTACCCGGGAATATGGCGTGCAGTCGCTGCACATCGCTTTTGAACTGGCGAAGAAGTATGACCGACCGCTGGATATCCACTGCGATGAAATTGACGACGAACAGTCGCGGTTTGTCGAGACGGTGGCCGCGCTGGCGTATGAGGCTGGCATCGGCCCGCGCGTGACGGCCAGCCACACCACCGCCATGCACTCCTACAACGGCGCTTACACCTCGCGGCTCTTCCGTCTGCTGAAGATGTCGGGGATTAACTTCGTCGCGAACCCGCTGGTCAATATCCACCTGCAGGGGCGCTTTGATGACTATCCGAAGCGCCGCGGCATCACCCGGGTGAAAGAGCTGCAGGAAGCGGGCATTAACGTCTGCTTCGGTCATGACGACGTCTTCGACCCGTGGTACCCGCTCGGCACCGGCAACATGCTGCAGGTGCTGCATATGGGGCTGCACGTCTGTCAGATGATGGGCTATCCGCAAATCGACAGCGGCCTGAATCTCATCACCCATAACAGCGCCCGTACCTTCGGCCTGAGCGATTACGGCATTAAGACAGGTAACCCGGCGAACCTGATTATTCTGCCTGCCGAGAGCGGGTTTGAAGCGGTGCGCTGCCAGGTGCCGGTGCGCTGGTCGATTCGTCAGGGACGGGTGATCGCCACGACGCAGCTGGCGCAGACGTGGATCCAGACGGACGTCGGGGGAGAAGAGGTAAGCTTTGCCAGAAACAGCCCCTCTGCCGAGCGCAAAGGGGCGTAG
- the nirB gene encoding nitrite reductase large subunit NirB: MSKVRLAIIGNGMVGHRFIEDLLDKADAEQFDITVFCEEPRKAYDRVHLSSYFSHHTAEELSLVREGFYEKHGVKVLVGERAITINRQEKVIHSSAGRTVFYDKLIMATGSYPWIPPIKGSETQDCFVYRTIEDLNAIESCARRSRRGAVVGGGLLGLEAAGALKNLGVETHVIEFAPMLMAEQLDHMGGDQLRRKIESMGVKVHTSKNTKEIVQEGTEARKTMRFADGSELEVDFIVFSTGIRPRDKLATQCGLAVAQRGGIMINDTCQTSDPDIYAIGECASWNNRVYGLVAPGYKMAQVAVDHILGSENAFTGADMSAKLKLLGVDVGGIGDAHGRTPGARSYVYLDESKEVYKRLIVSQDNKTLLGAVLVGDTSDFGNLLQLVLNAIELPENPDALILPAHASSGKPSIGVDKLPDSAQICSCFDVTKGMLISAINKGCHTVAALKAETKAGTGCGGCIPLVTQVLNAELAKQGIEVNNNLCEHFAYSRQELYHLIRVEGIKSFDELLAKHGQGYGCEVCKPTVGSLLASCWNEYVLKPEHTPLQDTNDNFLANIQKDGTYSVIPRSAGGEITPEGLVAVGRIAREFNLYTKITGSQRIGLFGAQKDDLPEIWRQLIEAGFETGHAYAKALRMAKTCVGSTWCRYGVGDSVGFGVELENRYKGIRTPHKMKFGVSGCTRECAEAQGKDVGIIATEKGWNLYVCGNGGMKPRHADLLAADLDRDTLIQYLDRFMMFYIRTADKLTRTASWLDNLEGGIDYLKSVIIDDKLGLNEHLEAEMARLREAVICEWTETVNTPAAQTRFKHFINSTQRDPNVQVVPEREQHRPATPYERIPVTLVEENA, from the coding sequence ATGAGCAAAGTCAGACTCGCTATCATCGGAAACGGCATGGTCGGCCACCGCTTTATTGAGGATCTTCTCGATAAGGCCGATGCTGAGCAGTTCGATATTACCGTGTTCTGTGAAGAACCCCGCAAGGCGTACGACCGTGTGCACCTGTCTTCCTACTTCTCCCATCATACCGCCGAAGAGCTCTCTCTGGTGCGCGAAGGTTTCTACGAGAAGCATGGTGTAAAAGTGCTGGTGGGCGAACGCGCTATCACCATCAATCGTCAGGAAAAAGTGATCCACTCCAGCGCCGGGCGTACGGTTTTTTACGACAAGCTGATCATGGCGACGGGCTCCTATCCGTGGATCCCGCCGATCAAAGGCTCGGAAACTCAGGATTGCTTCGTCTATCGTACCATTGAAGACCTCAACGCCATCGAATCCTGCGCCCGTCGCAGCCGTCGCGGCGCGGTGGTCGGCGGCGGTCTGCTGGGTCTGGAAGCGGCAGGCGCGCTGAAAAACCTCGGCGTTGAAACCCACGTCATCGAATTTGCCCCGATGCTGATGGCCGAACAGCTCGACCACATGGGCGGTGACCAGCTGCGTCGTAAAATCGAAAGCATGGGCGTGAAGGTTCACACCAGCAAGAACACCAAAGAGATCGTTCAGGAAGGGACTGAAGCGCGCAAAACCATGCGCTTTGCCGACGGCAGCGAGCTGGAAGTGGACTTCATCGTCTTCTCCACCGGTATTCGTCCGCGCGACAAGCTGGCGACCCAGTGCGGTCTGGCCGTGGCGCAGCGCGGCGGGATCATGATCAACGACACCTGCCAGACCTCCGATCCGGATATCTACGCCATCGGCGAATGCGCCAGCTGGAACAACCGCGTCTACGGTCTGGTGGCACCGGGCTACAAAATGGCGCAGGTCGCCGTGGACCATATCCTCGGCAGCGAAAACGCGTTTACCGGTGCAGACATGAGCGCCAAGCTGAAGCTGCTGGGCGTGGACGTGGGAGGCATTGGCGATGCGCATGGCCGCACGCCCGGCGCTCGCAGCTATGTCTATCTCGACGAAAGCAAAGAAGTCTACAAACGCCTCATCGTTAGCCAGGACAACAAAACTCTGCTCGGTGCGGTGCTGGTGGGCGACACCAGCGACTTCGGCAACCTGCTGCAGCTGGTGCTGAACGCCATCGAGCTGCCGGAAAACCCGGACGCGCTGATCCTCCCGGCGCACGCGTCCAGCGGCAAGCCGTCTATCGGCGTGGATAAACTGCCGGACAGCGCGCAAATTTGCTCCTGCTTCGACGTCACCAAAGGCATGCTGATCTCCGCCATCAACAAAGGCTGCCACACCGTGGCGGCGCTGAAAGCGGAAACCAAAGCCGGTACCGGCTGCGGCGGCTGTATTCCGCTGGTCACTCAGGTGCTGAACGCCGAGCTGGCAAAACAGGGCATCGAAGTGAACAACAACCTGTGCGAGCACTTCGCGTATTCTCGCCAGGAGCTGTACCACCTGATCCGCGTGGAGGGCATTAAGTCCTTTGACGAGCTGCTGGCGAAGCACGGTCAGGGCTACGGCTGCGAAGTGTGTAAACCGACCGTCGGCTCCCTGCTGGCCTCCTGCTGGAACGAGTACGTGCTCAAGCCCGAGCATACGCCGCTGCAGGACACCAACGATAACTTCCTGGCGAACATCCAGAAAGACGGTACCTACTCCGTGATCCCGCGTTCCGCTGGGGGCGAAATCACGCCGGAAGGGCTGGTGGCCGTGGGCCGTATCGCCCGTGAATTTAACCTGTACACTAAAATCACCGGCTCCCAGCGTATCGGCCTGTTTGGCGCGCAGAAAGACGATCTGCCGGAAATCTGGCGTCAGCTGATTGAAGCCGGCTTCGAAACCGGTCACGCGTACGCCAAAGCGCTGCGTATGGCGAAAACCTGCGTGGGGAGCACCTGGTGCCGCTACGGCGTGGGCGACAGCGTGGGCTTTGGCGTGGAGCTGGAAAACCGCTACAAAGGCATCCGCACCCCGCACAAAATGAAGTTTGGCGTCTCCGGCTGTACCCGCGAATGTGCGGAAGCGCAGGGTAAAGACGTGGGTATCATCGCCACCGAGAAAGGCTGGAACCTGTACGTCTGCGGCAACGGCGGGATGAAGCCACGCCACGCGGACCTGCTGGCAGCGGATCTCGATCGCGACACGCTGATTCAGTATCTCGACCGCTTCATGATGTTCTATATCCGCACCGCCGATAAGCTGACCCGTACCGCCTCCTGGCTCGATAACCTGGAAGGCGGTATCGACTACCTGAAATCGGTGATCATCGACGACAAGCTGGGTCTGAACGAACATCTGGAAGCGGAGATGGCGCGCCTGCGCGAGGCGGTGATCTGCGAGTGGACTGAAACCGTCAACACCCCGGCGGCGCAGACGCGCTTCAAACACTTTATCAATAGCACCCAGCGCGACCCGAACGTACAGGTTGTGCCGGAGCGCGAACAGCATCGTCCGGCGACACCGTATGAACGAATTCCGGTCACGCTGGTGGAGGAAAACGCATGA
- the nirD gene encoding nitrite reductase small subunit NirD, whose translation MSQWINICDINDIIPSTGVCALLGSEQVAIFRPRHDEQVFAISNIDPFFEASVLSRGLIAEHQGELWVASPLKKQRFRLSDGYCMEDESHSVKHYDVRVKDGKVQLKG comes from the coding sequence ATGAGCCAGTGGATAAACATTTGCGATATTAACGACATCATCCCGTCCACCGGCGTATGCGCGCTGCTGGGCAGCGAGCAGGTTGCGATTTTCCGCCCTCGCCACGATGAACAGGTCTTTGCCATCAGCAATATCGACCCGTTCTTCGAGGCCAGCGTGCTCTCCCGCGGACTGATTGCCGAGCATCAGGGCGAACTGTGGGTCGCCAGCCCGCTGAAAAAGCAGCGTTTCCGCTTAAGCGACGGATACTGCATGGAAGATGAGAGTCATTCAGTGAAGCACTATGATGTCCGCGTGAAGGACGGCAAGGTGCAGCTGAAAGGCTAA
- the cysG gene encoding siroheme synthase CysG → MDHLPIFCQLRNRDCLLVGGGDVAERKARLLLEAGARLTVNALTFAPQFEVWAQEGMLTLEQGEFNESLLDTCWLTIAATDDDEVNQRVSDACEVRRIFCNVVDAPKEASFIMPSIIDRSPLMIAVSSGGRSPVLARLLREKLEAVLPQHLGQIAHYAGQLRSRVKQTFSTVGERRRFWEKFFVNDRLAQSLANQDTKAVEETTEQLLSEPLDHRGEVVLVGAGPGDAGLLTLKGLQQIQQADTVVYDRLVSDDIMNLVRRDADRVFVGKRAGYHCVPQEEINQILLREAQKGKRVVRLKGGDPFIFGRGGEELETLCDAGIPFSVVPGITAASGCSAYSGIPLTHRDYAQSVRLVTGHLKTGCELDWHNLAAEKQTLVFYMGLNQAATIQAKLLEHGMEADMPVALVENGTSIRQRVVDGVLTQLGELAQQVESPALIVVGRVVELREKLNWFSNH, encoded by the coding sequence GTGGATCACCTGCCGATTTTCTGTCAATTACGCAACCGCGACTGCCTGCTCGTGGGCGGCGGCGACGTGGCTGAACGCAAAGCGCGCCTGCTGTTAGAGGCTGGCGCCCGGCTCACCGTCAACGCCCTCACCTTCGCCCCACAGTTTGAGGTCTGGGCCCAGGAAGGGATGCTCACGCTGGAACAGGGTGAGTTTAATGAATCTCTGCTCGATACCTGCTGGCTGACGATTGCCGCGACGGATGATGATGAAGTGAACCAGCGCGTCAGCGACGCCTGCGAAGTGCGCCGAATCTTCTGCAACGTGGTGGATGCGCCGAAAGAGGCCAGCTTTATCATGCCGTCGATTATCGACCGCTCGCCGCTGATGATTGCGGTATCGTCCGGCGGACGCTCGCCGGTTCTCGCCCGCCTGCTGCGGGAAAAGCTGGAGGCCGTGCTGCCGCAGCACCTTGGTCAGATTGCCCATTACGCCGGGCAGCTCCGCTCCCGCGTGAAGCAAACCTTCTCGACCGTTGGCGAGCGCCGTCGCTTCTGGGAAAAATTCTTTGTGAACGACAGGCTGGCGCAGTCTCTGGCGAATCAGGACACCAAAGCCGTTGAAGAGACGACCGAACAGCTGCTGAGCGAGCCGCTGGACCATCGCGGCGAAGTGGTGCTGGTGGGCGCAGGCCCCGGCGATGCAGGCTTGCTGACGCTGAAAGGGCTACAGCAGATCCAGCAGGCCGATACCGTGGTTTACGATCGCCTGGTCTCCGATGACATCATGAACCTGGTACGCCGCGATGCCGACCGCGTCTTCGTGGGCAAACGGGCGGGCTATCACTGCGTGCCGCAGGAGGAGATTAACCAGATCCTGCTGCGCGAGGCGCAGAAAGGTAAGCGCGTGGTGCGCCTTAAGGGTGGCGATCCTTTTATCTTTGGTCGCGGCGGCGAGGAGCTGGAAACCCTGTGTGACGCGGGCATTCCGTTCTCCGTGGTGCCGGGCATTACGGCTGCATCCGGCTGCTCAGCTTACTCTGGCATTCCGCTGACCCACCGTGACTATGCCCAGAGCGTGCGTCTGGTAACGGGCCATCTGAAAACCGGCTGCGAGCTGGACTGGCATAACCTGGCCGCGGAAAAGCAGACGCTGGTCTTCTACATGGGGCTAAACCAGGCCGCTACGATTCAGGCGAAGCTGCTGGAGCACGGCATGGAGGCTGATATGCCGGTTGCGCTGGTGGAAAACGGTACGTCCATCAGGCAACGCGTGGTGGATGGCGTACTGACGCAGCTCGGTGAACTGGCGCAGCAGGTCGAAAGCCCGGCGCTGATTGTGGTGGGTCGCGTGGTTGAGCTGCGCGAGAAGCTGAACTGGTTCTCAAATCACTAA
- a CDS encoding YhfL family protein: MFKLAKAAVLVGLLSTLTACTGHVQNTKNNCSYDYLLHPAISISKIIGGCGPAAEQ, encoded by the coding sequence ATGTTCAAACTGGCAAAAGCCGCCGTTCTGGTTGGTCTGTTATCGACTCTGACTGCCTGCACCGGTCATGTACAGAACACCAAAAATAACTGCAGCTACGATTACCTGCTGCATCCGGCGATCTCCATTTCGAAGATCATCGGCGGTTGCGGCCCGGCGGCTGAGCAGTAA
- the trpS gene encoding tryptophan--tRNA ligase, with amino-acid sequence MTKPIVFSGAQPSGELTIGNYMGALRQWVSMQDEYHCIYCIVDLHAITARQDPEKLRKATLDTLALYLACGIDPEKSTIFVQSHVPEHAQLGWALNCYTYFGELSRMTQFKDKSARYSENINAGLFDYPVLMAADILLYQTNQVPVGEDQKQHLELSRDIAQRFNAIYGDVFKVPEPFIPKSGARVMSLLEPTKKMSKSDDNRNNVIGLLEDPKSVVKKLKRAVTDSDEPPVVRYDVQNKAGVSNLLDILSGVTGQSIPELEKHFEGKMYGHLKGEVADAVSGMLTELQERYHRYRNDEAFLQKVMKDGAEKASARASETLKAVYEAIGFVGKP; translated from the coding sequence ATGACTAAGCCCATCGTTTTTAGTGGCGCACAGCCTTCAGGTGAATTGACCATTGGTAACTACATGGGTGCGTTACGTCAGTGGGTCAGCATGCAGGATGAGTACCATTGCATTTACTGCATCGTCGATCTCCACGCGATTACCGCGCGTCAGGATCCTGAGAAGCTGCGTAAAGCCACCCTGGATACGCTGGCGCTGTACCTGGCCTGCGGCATCGATCCTGAGAAGAGCACCATTTTCGTTCAGTCTCACGTGCCGGAGCACGCGCAGCTGGGCTGGGCGCTGAACTGCTACACCTATTTCGGCGAGCTGAGCCGCATGACGCAGTTCAAGGATAAATCCGCACGCTACTCTGAAAACATCAACGCCGGCCTGTTCGACTATCCGGTGCTGATGGCGGCAGACATCCTGCTGTATCAAACCAACCAGGTGCCGGTGGGTGAAGACCAGAAGCAGCATCTGGAGCTGAGCCGCGATATCGCCCAGCGCTTTAACGCGATTTACGGCGATGTGTTCAAAGTGCCAGAGCCGTTTATTCCGAAGTCCGGCGCGCGCGTGATGTCGCTGCTGGAGCCGACCAAAAAGATGTCCAAGTCTGACGATAACCGCAACAACGTTATCGGCCTGCTGGAAGATCCGAAATCCGTCGTCAAAAAGCTCAAGCGCGCGGTCACCGACTCTGACGAGCCGCCTGTGGTGCGCTACGACGTGCAGAACAAAGCGGGTGTTTCCAACCTGCTGGATATCCTCTCCGGCGTGACTGGCCAGAGCATTCCTGAACTGGAAAAACACTTCGAAGGCAAGATGTACGGCCACCTGAAAGGTGAAGTGGCAGACGCCGTTTCCGGCATGCTGACCGAGCTGCAGGAGCGTTATCACCGCTACCGTAACGACGAAGCTTTCCTGCAGAAGGTGATGAAAGACGGCGCGGAAAAAGCCAGCGCGCGTGCGTCCGAAACCCTGAAAGCGGTGTACGAAGCGATTGGGTTTGTGGGTAAACCGTAG
- the gph gene encoding phosphoglycolate phosphatase, producing the protein MDKLQAIRGIAFDLDGTLVDSAPGLTSAVDQALYALELPVAGEERVVTWIGNGADVLMERALTWARQERASQRSAQGKPSVDHADIPKDEQLRILRKLFDRFYEETVEEGSFLFPDVQETLSALHAKGIPLGLVTNKPTPFVAPLLEALDIAKYFSVIVGGDDVQNKKPHPEPLLLVAGKLSLTPAELLFVGDSRNDILAARAAGCPSVGLTYGYNYGEAITLSEPDVVFDHFKDLLPALGLSHSEHQELNND; encoded by the coding sequence ATGGATAAATTGCAGGCAATTCGGGGTATCGCATTTGACCTCGACGGCACGCTGGTCGACAGCGCGCCGGGCTTAACGAGCGCCGTAGACCAGGCGCTGTACGCCCTTGAACTCCCCGTTGCGGGGGAAGAGCGCGTGGTAACGTGGATTGGCAACGGTGCCGATGTTCTGATGGAGCGCGCGTTGACGTGGGCGCGTCAGGAGCGCGCGTCGCAGCGTTCCGCGCAGGGTAAACCGAGCGTTGACCACGCTGACATCCCTAAGGATGAGCAGCTGCGGATTCTGCGCAAACTGTTCGATCGTTTCTACGAAGAGACCGTCGAGGAGGGCAGCTTCCTGTTCCCGGACGTTCAGGAAACGCTGAGCGCGCTGCACGCGAAGGGCATTCCGCTGGGGCTGGTGACCAACAAACCGACCCCGTTTGTTGCGCCTCTGCTGGAAGCGCTGGATATCGCTAAGTATTTCTCCGTGATTGTGGGCGGCGACGACGTGCAGAACAAAAAGCCGCATCCGGAACCGCTGTTGCTGGTGGCAGGAAAATTATCCTTAACCCCTGCGGAGCTGCTCTTTGTTGGGGATTCGCGCAATGATATTCTGGCTGCCCGAGCGGCAGGGTGTCCTTCCGTCGGATTAACCTATGGCTACAACTACGGTGAAGCCATCACGCTAAGTGAGCCGGATGTGGTCTTCGACCACTTCAAAGATTTGTTGCCCGCACTCGGGCTTTCGCACAGTGAACATCAGGAATTGAATAATGACTAA
- the rpe gene encoding ribulose-phosphate 3-epimerase, protein MKQFLIAPSILSADFARLGEDTAKALAAGADVVHFDVMDNHYVPNLTIGPMVLKALRNYGITAPIDVHLMVKPVDRIVPDFAAAGASIITFHPEASEHVDRTLQLIKENGCKAGLVFNPATPLSYLDYVMDKLDVILLMSVNPGFGGQSFIPHTLDKLREVRRRIDESGYDIRLEVDGGVKVNNIGEIAAAGADMFVAGSAIFDQPDYKKVIDEMRRELAKVSHG, encoded by the coding sequence ATGAAACAGTTTTTGATTGCTCCCTCAATTCTGTCGGCCGATTTTGCCCGCCTGGGTGAAGACACCGCCAAAGCTCTCGCGGCTGGCGCAGATGTTGTCCATTTCGACGTGATGGATAACCACTACGTCCCTAACCTGACCATTGGCCCAATGGTGCTCAAGGCATTACGCAACTATGGCATTACCGCGCCGATCGACGTTCACCTGATGGTGAAGCCTGTCGATCGCATCGTGCCTGACTTCGCCGCAGCGGGTGCCAGCATCATCACTTTCCATCCGGAAGCCTCTGAACACGTGGACCGCACGCTGCAGCTGATCAAAGAGAACGGCTGCAAGGCGGGCCTGGTGTTTAATCCGGCCACGCCGCTGAGCTATCTCGACTATGTCATGGACAAGCTGGATGTGATTCTGCTGATGTCCGTTAACCCGGGCTTTGGCGGTCAGTCGTTTATCCCCCACACGCTGGATAAGCTGCGTGAGGTGCGCCGTCGTATTGACGAGTCAGGCTACGATATTCGCCTGGAAGTGGACGGCGGTGTGAAAGTGAATAACATTGGTGAAATTGCGGCAGCCGGTGCGGATATGTTTGTTGCCGGTTCAGCCATTTTCGACCAACCGGATTACAAAAAAGTCATTGATGAAATGCGCCGCGAGCTGGCGAAGGTAAGTCATGGATAA
- the dam gene encoding adenine-specific DNA-methyltransferase, whose amino-acid sequence MKKNRAFLKWAGGKYPLLDDIKKHLPKGECLIEPFVGAGSVFLNTDFSRYILADINNDLISLYNIVKLRTEEYVAEARKLFTPENNHPDVYYQFRTEFNQSQDPFRRALLFLYLNRHGYNGLCRYNLRGEFNVPFGRYKRPYFPQDELYHFAEKAQNAEFHCLSYEECMELAGVNSVVYCDPPYAPLSATANFTAYHTNSFSPAEQARLAEMAEKLVSKRIPVLISNHDTPDTREWYKAAKHFQVKVRRSISSNGGTRKKVDELLALYRP is encoded by the coding sequence ATGAAAAAAAATCGCGCTTTTCTGAAATGGGCAGGGGGGAAATACCCCCTGCTCGATGATATTAAAAAGCACCTGCCAAAAGGCGAGTGTCTAATCGAGCCTTTCGTAGGTGCGGGATCGGTGTTCCTCAACACCGATTTTTCTCGTTATATCCTGGCGGATATCAACAACGACCTTATCAGCCTCTATAACATTGTTAAGCTGCGTACCGAAGAGTATGTCGCAGAGGCGCGCAAACTGTTTACGCCGGAGAATAATCACCCGGACGTTTACTACCAGTTCCGCACTGAGTTTAATCAGAGCCAGGATCCGTTCCGCAGAGCGTTGCTGTTCCTCTATCTCAACCGTCATGGTTACAACGGCCTGTGCCGCTATAACCTGCGCGGGGAATTTAACGTGCCGTTTGGTCGCTATAAGCGCCCGTATTTCCCGCAGGACGAGCTGTACCACTTTGCCGAAAAAGCGCAGAACGCAGAGTTTCATTGCCTCTCATATGAAGAGTGTATGGAACTGGCAGGCGTAAACTCGGTGGTTTACTGTGACCCGCCTTACGCACCACTGTCTGCAACGGCGAATTTCACCGCTTATCACACCAACAGCTTCAGCCCGGCCGAACAGGCTCGTCTGGCGGAGATGGCGGAAAAGCTAGTCAGCAAAAGAATTCCGGTGTTAATTTCGAATCACGACACGCCTGATACGCGCGAATGGTACAAAGCCGCGAAGCATTTTCAGGTCAAAGTGCGGCGTAGCATTAGCAGCAACGGCGGCACACGTAAAAAGGTGGACGAACTTCTGGCTCTTTATCGCCCCTGA
- the damX gene encoding cell division protein DamX, whose product MDEFKPEDELKPDPSDRRTGRSRQSSERDNEPQINFDDVDLDADDRRPSRSRNAHEERAEEDYESEEDSMDEQPVERRPRKRKKAAAPKPASRQYIMMGLGVLVLVLLIVGIGSALKAPSTNSTEQTASAEKSINLSGNDATNQANGAQPAPGATSAEQTAGNTTAPQDVSLPPVSSTPAQGQAPATPEGQQRVEVQGDLNNALTQPQNQQQVDNVVVNSTLPTEPATVAPIRGGNAQPQTAATETKPRQTQAATRPERKQAVIEPKRETKPQAVVKAPEVKAAPAQPKHTETAAVSEPAKAPVTQTAPKATATTAAPAATAPAATAAASSAAAGKTAGNVGSLKSAPSSNYTLQLSSSSNYDNLNGWAKKSNLKNYVVYQTTRNGQPWYVLVSGVYSSKDEAKRAVAALPADVQAKNPWAKPIHQVQADLK is encoded by the coding sequence ATGGATGAATTCAAACCAGAAGACGAGCTGAAACCCGATCCCAGCGATCGTCGTACTGGTCGTTCTCGTCAATCTTCAGAACGTGATAACGAGCCGCAGATCAACTTTGACGATGTTGATCTGGATGCAGACGATCGTCGCCCTTCGCGCAGCCGCAACGCGCACGAAGAGCGAGCAGAAGAGGATTATGAGTCCGAAGAAGATTCAATGGACGAACAGCCTGTAGAGCGTCGCCCGCGTAAACGTAAAAAAGCCGCTGCGCCGAAACCGGCTTCCCGCCAGTACATTATGATGGGCCTTGGCGTTCTGGTGCTTGTGCTGCTGATTGTCGGCATTGGCTCCGCGCTTAAAGCACCGTCAACGAACTCAACCGAGCAAACTGCTTCCGCTGAGAAGAGCATCAACCTGTCCGGTAACGATGCGACTAATCAGGCGAATGGCGCACAGCCTGCGCCGGGTGCGACTTCCGCAGAGCAGACCGCAGGTAACACCACAGCGCCGCAGGATGTTTCTCTACCGCCCGTTTCTTCAACCCCTGCTCAGGGTCAGGCACCTGCTACGCCTGAAGGCCAGCAGCGCGTAGAAGTTCAGGGAGATCTGAACAATGCGCTGACGCAGCCGCAGAACCAGCAGCAGGTTGATAACGTCGTGGTTAACTCTACGCTGCCAACTGAGCCGGCAACCGTTGCCCCGATTCGCGGTGGTAACGCTCAGCCACAAACGGCTGCGACGGAAACCAAACCGCGCCAGACGCAGGCTGCGACGCGTCCTGAACGTAAGCAGGCGGTGATTGAGCCTAAGCGTGAAACCAAACCTCAGGCAGTCGTGAAAGCGCCTGAAGTGAAAGCTGCACCGGCACAGCCGAAACACACCGAAACGGCTGCGGTGAGCGAGCCTGCTAAAGCGCCAGTCACGCAGACCGCGCCGAAAGCAACGGCGACCACAGCTGCACCTGCAGCAACAGCTCCGGCAGCCACGGCAGCAGCCTCCAGCGCCGCAGCAGGCAAAACGGCAGGTAACGTTGGCTCGCTGAAGTCTGCGCCATCCAGCAACTACACGCTGCAGCTGAGCAGTTCGTCTAACTATGACAACCTCAACGGTTGGGCGAAGAAATCAAATCTGAAAAACTACGTTGTTTATCAGACGACCCGCAACGGTCAGCCGTGGTATGTGCTGGTCAGCGGCGTTTATTCGTCCAAAGATGAAGCGAAACGTGCCGTAGCGGCACTGCCAGCTGATGTTCAGGCGAAAAACCCATGGGCGAAGCCGATTCATCAGGTTCAGGCCGATCTGAAGTAA